From a region of the Oncorhynchus tshawytscha isolate Ot180627B linkage group LG14, Otsh_v2.0, whole genome shotgun sequence genome:
- the LOC112267107 gene encoding multidrug and toxin extrusion protein 1-like, protein MEESGPTLASGPTSNSSPPIMEESSAKLFCCRWVRHRIPLAHREELYHILRMTGPLLLSRILNYLLPFVITMFCGRLGNEMLAGYGLACATINVTTAATGGGLALACDTLVSQTFGGKNLQRVGVILQRSVLILLLFCLPCWAMLLNTQSILLALGQEPEVARIAQLYVIAYLPAVPAIFLHQLQASYLQNQGIILPQMYTAAAANIANVVTNYILLYWMDLGVIGSAAANTLSQLYICSFLFAYICWKKLHVKTWGGWTTEALQEWGSYMKLAIPSTLMLCFEWWIYELGGFLAGMLSEADLAAQHVVIMLAFINYMFPLGIQAAACVRVGNALGAGDTAGAILTSKVSLALSGSMAVIQGIMLISTKTVIGFMFTSDAQIIDLVSQLLNVYCVLQFFDGLVCVCMGIILGTGKQKIAAMANLITYYCVGLPLGISLMFAAGLRVVGFWLGLLICVILQSSFFITVIFRLDWRKMTEKAVKRAGKAGHMVSMRSIVAPDHTENNGRTVNGYMSVSAEGQGDLRGSNLTPEVQKEDGSPRALLSTTQLVLRRGFTVLAAIVILTVGTSVHLLLPLPISTWRNLSVDWSNTTFTTTYPPELTPSTVLI, encoded by the exons ATGGAAGAGTCTGGGCCTACACTGGCATCTGGGCCCACTTCTAATTCTAGTCCACCTATAATGGAGGAGTCTAGTGCCAAACTGTTCTGCTGCCGCTGGGTAAGGCACAGAATTCCCCTGGCACATAGAGAGGAGCTCTACCACATTCTCCGGATGACTGGACCCTTG CTGCTATCTCGAATCCTAAACTACCTGCTTCCGTTTGTCATCACTATGTTCTGTGGTCGCCTGGGGAATGAGATGTTAGCTGGCTATGGCCTGGCCTGCGCG ACTATTAATGTTACGACTGCAGCAACAGGAGGTGGACTTGCCTTAGCATGTGACACTTTGGTATCTCAG ACATTTGGTGGTAAGAACCTGCAGCGTGTGGGGGTGATTCTCCAGAGGAGTGTGTTGATCCTACTGCTCTTCTGTCTCCCCTGCTGGGCCATGCTCCTCAACACCCAGTCTATACTGCTGGCTCTGGGCCAGGAGCCTGAAGTGGCCAG GATAGCACAGCTGTATGTCATCGCCTACCTACCTGCAGTGCCA GCTATTTTCCTGCATCAACTTCAGGCTTCTTATCTCCAAAACCAG GGGATAATACTGCCTCAGATGTACACAGCAGCAGCGGCCAACATCGCCAATGTGGTGACAAACTATATCCTGCTCTACTGGATGGACCTGGGAGTTAT AGGGTCTGCAGCAGCTAATACGCTTTCCCAACTCTACATATGTTCCTTCTTATTTGCTTACATTTGTTGGAAGAAGCTACATGTGAAAACATGGGGAG GCTGGACTACAGAAGCGCTGCAGGAGTGGGGCTCTTATATGAAACTAGCCATCCCCAGTACACTGATGCTGTGTTTCGAATGGTGGATCTATGAGCTTGGGGGGTTCCTTGCAG gcATGCTGAGTGAAGCGGACCTGGCTGCACAACACGTGGTCATAATGCTGGCTTTCATCAACTACATG TTCCCCCTGGGCATCCAGGCTGCAGCATGTGTTCGTGTGGGGAATGCCCTGGGGGCCGGAGACACAGCCGGGGCCATCCTCACCAGCAAGGTGTCCCTTGCCCTGTCAG GTTCAATGGCAGTAATTCAGGGAATCATGCTGATCTCTACTAAAACAGTAATCGGCTTCATGTTTACTTCTGATGC GCAGATCATAGATCTGGTCTCTCAACTTCTCAATGTGTACTGTGTTCTTCAGTTCTTTGATGGGCTAGTG tgtgtgtgtatgggaatCATCCTGGGCACGGGCAAACAGAAGATAGCGGCGATGGCTAATCTCATCACCTACTACTGCGTGGGCCTTCCACTGGGCATCTCTTTGATGTTTGCAGCTGGCCTCAGGGTTGTAG ggtTCTGGTTAGGCCTGTTAATCTGTGTAATTCTACAGTCCAGCTTCTTCATCACTGTCATCTTCAGGCTCGACTGGAGGAAAATGACAGAGAAG GCTGTGAAACGAGCTGGAAAGGCTGGACATATGGTGTCAATGAGGAGTATAGTTGCACCTGACCACACAGAGAACAATGGCAGG ACAGTGAATGGATACATGTCAGTGAGTGCTGAGGGCCAGGGGGACCTCAGGGGAAGCAATTTGACCCCAGAGGTGCAGAAGGAGGATGGGAGCCCCAGAGCCCTGCTCTCCACCACCCAGCtggtcctgaggagaggtttcACCGTACTGGCTGCCATTGTCATCCTAACTGTGGGGACAAGTGTACATCTTCTACTGCCTCTACCAATCAGCACATGGCGCAATCTGAGTGTAGACTGGAGCAACACTACCTTTACCACTACCTACCCCCCTGAACTCACCCCGTCAACAGTTCTCATCTAG